A DNA window from Citrobacter tructae contains the following coding sequences:
- the nfo gene encoding deoxyribonuclease IV has product MKYIGAHVSAAGGLANAAIRAAEIEATAFALFTKNQRQWRAAPLTTEVIDDFKSACEKYHYTSAQILPHDSYLINLGHPVSDALEKSRDAFIDEMQRCELLGLSLLNFHPGSHLMQIPEDECLARIAESINIALAQTQGVTAVIENTAGQGSNLGFKFEHLAAIIDGVEDKSRVGVCIDTCHAFAAGYDLRSAAECEKTFAEFERIVGFNYLRGMHLNDAKSTFGSRVDRHHSLGEGNIGHDAFRWIMQDDRFDGIPLVLETINPDIWAEEIAWLKAQQTEKAVA; this is encoded by the coding sequence ATGAAATATATTGGAGCGCACGTAAGCGCCGCTGGCGGCCTGGCAAACGCCGCTATTCGAGCCGCAGAAATCGAAGCGACCGCATTCGCCCTGTTCACCAAAAATCAGCGCCAGTGGCGCGCCGCACCGTTGACCACCGAAGTCATTGATGATTTCAAGTCGGCCTGCGAGAAGTATCACTATACCTCCGCCCAGATCCTGCCTCACGACAGCTACCTGATTAACCTCGGTCACCCGGTCAGCGATGCACTGGAAAAATCACGCGATGCCTTTATTGATGAAATGCAACGTTGTGAGTTGCTGGGGTTATCCCTGCTTAACTTTCATCCGGGCAGCCATTTAATGCAGATCCCGGAAGATGAATGCCTGGCGCGCATTGCCGAGTCCATCAACATTGCTCTCGCGCAGACCCAGGGCGTAACAGCAGTCATCGAAAATACCGCCGGTCAGGGCAGCAATCTTGGGTTTAAGTTTGAACATCTGGCCGCCATTATCGACGGCGTAGAAGACAAATCCCGCGTCGGCGTCTGCATTGATACCTGCCACGCCTTCGCCGCCGGATACGATCTGCGTAGCGCCGCCGAGTGCGAAAAGACCTTTGCGGAGTTTGAACGTATTGTCGGCTTTAACTATTTACGCGGGATGCATCTCAACGATGCCAAGAGCACATTTGGCAGCCGCGTTGACCGCCACCACAGCTTAGGCGAAGGCAACATCGGTCACGATGCCTTCCGTTGGATCATGCAGGACGACCGTTTTGACGGCATTCCGCTGGTCCTGGAAACCATTAATCCGGATATCTGGGCGGAAGAGATAGCCTGGCTGAAAGCGCAGCAAACAGAAAAGGCGGTTGCGTAA
- a CDS encoding YeiH family protein, translating to MTELALQNHRRTVWHFIPGLALSAVITGAALWGGSIPAVAGAGFSALTLAILLGMVLGNTVYPHIWKSCDGGVLFAKQHLLRLGIILYGFRLTFAQIADVGVSGIVIDALTLTSTFMLACFLGQKVFGLDKHTSWLIGAGSSICGAAAVLATEPVVKAEASKVTVAVATVVIFGTIAIFLYPAMYPLLAHWFSPETYGIYIGSTMHEVAQVVAAGHAISPDAENAAVIAKMLRVMMLAPFLILLAARVKQLSPANGGEKSKITIPWFAILFIVVAIFNSFHLLPQSVVNMLVTLDTVLLAMAMAALGLTTHVSALKKAGAKPLLMALVLFAWLIVGGGAINVAIHALMA from the coding sequence ATGACTGAACTCGCCCTACAGAATCATCGACGTACAGTGTGGCATTTTATTCCGGGGCTTGCCCTGAGCGCAGTAATCACCGGGGCCGCGTTATGGGGTGGTTCTATCCCCGCCGTCGCGGGAGCCGGGTTCAGCGCCCTCACCTTAGCCATTTTACTGGGGATGGTTCTCGGCAACACTGTCTATCCACACATCTGGAAAAGCTGTGACGGCGGCGTACTGTTTGCCAAACAACATTTGTTGCGCCTTGGGATAATCCTCTACGGCTTTCGTCTCACCTTCGCGCAGATTGCGGATGTTGGCGTCAGCGGGATTGTGATCGATGCGCTGACGCTGACCAGCACCTTTATGCTGGCCTGTTTCCTTGGTCAGAAAGTGTTTGGCCTGGACAAACACACCAGTTGGCTGATTGGTGCCGGGAGCAGTATTTGTGGTGCTGCGGCGGTACTGGCAACAGAGCCGGTAGTGAAAGCTGAGGCCAGTAAGGTGACGGTCGCTGTCGCCACCGTAGTCATCTTCGGTACCATTGCTATCTTCCTGTATCCGGCGATGTATCCGCTGCTGGCACACTGGTTTAGCCCGGAAACCTACGGGATTTACATTGGGTCAACCATGCATGAAGTCGCACAGGTTGTCGCTGCCGGACACGCGATTAGCCCGGATGCAGAAAACGCCGCGGTGATTGCCAAAATGCTGCGCGTCATGATGCTGGCTCCGTTCCTCATTCTCCTGGCTGCTCGTGTGAAACAGCTGTCTCCGGCTAACGGTGGCGAAAAGAGCAAAATCACCATTCCGTGGTTTGCCATCCTGTTCATTGTGGTGGCGATCTTTAACTCGTTCCACCTGCTGCCGCAGTCTGTGGTGAACATGCTGGTAACCCTGGATACCGTACTGCTGGCAATGGCAATGGCTGCACTTGGGCTGACCACTCACGTTAGCGCCCTGAAAAAAGCCGGAGCAAAACCCTTACTGATGGCGCTGGTCCTGTTTGCCTGGCTGATTGTAGGTGGTGGTGCAATCAACGTTGCCATCCACGCCCTGATGGCATAA
- the yieE gene encoding DNA-binding transcriptional regulator YeiE — protein sequence MHITLRQLEVFAEVLKSGSTTQASVMLSLSQSAVSAALTDLEGQLGVQLFDRVGKRLVVNEHGRLLYPRALALLEQTAEIEQLFREDNGAIRVFASSTIGNYILPAMIAHYRQDFPDLPLELSVGNSQDVINAVLDFRVDIGLIEGPCHSTEIISEPWLEDELVVFAAPTSPLVKGPVTLEQLAASPWILRERGSGTRELVDYLLLSHLPRFQMAMELGNSEAIKHAVRHGLGISCLSRRVIEEQLQAGTLSEVSVPLPRLVRTLWRVHHRQKHLSNALLRFLRYSDQQ from the coding sequence ATGCATATCACCCTGCGACAACTTGAAGTGTTTGCTGAGGTACTGAAAAGTGGCTCGACGACCCAGGCTTCGGTCATGCTGTCATTGTCGCAATCAGCGGTGAGCGCGGCCCTGACCGATTTGGAGGGGCAGCTTGGCGTGCAACTGTTCGATCGTGTGGGCAAACGTCTGGTGGTTAATGAGCACGGGCGTTTACTCTATCCCCGCGCATTGGCGCTGCTTGAGCAAACTGCCGAAATTGAACAGCTCTTTCGTGAAGATAATGGGGCGATTCGCGTCTTTGCCAGCAGCACCATCGGCAATTACATTTTACCCGCCATGATCGCCCACTATCGACAGGATTTTCCCGATCTGCCGCTGGAGCTGAGCGTGGGCAACAGCCAGGACGTGATTAATGCCGTACTGGATTTTCGGGTCGACATTGGATTGATTGAAGGGCCTTGCCACAGTACGGAAATTATCTCTGAACCCTGGCTGGAAGATGAACTGGTGGTGTTTGCCGCACCGACTTCTCCGTTGGTAAAAGGTCCCGTGACGCTGGAGCAACTGGCTGCTTCACCGTGGATCCTCCGCGAGCGCGGGTCCGGTACGCGTGAACTGGTGGATTACCTGCTGTTGTCTCATTTACCGCGATTTCAGATGGCCATGGAGTTGGGCAACTCTGAGGCCATTAAGCATGCAGTGCGTCATGGATTAGGGATTAGCTGCCTGTCGCGCCGGGTAATTGAGGAGCAACTTCAGGCGGGAACGTTGAGTGAAGTATCCGTACCGTTGCCACGTTTAGTGCGTACCCTTTGGCGCGTTCATCACCGCCAGAAACATCTCTCGAATGCGCTGCTGCGCTTTTTACGCTACAGCGACCAGCAGTAG
- the lysP gene encoding lysine-specific permease, whose amino-acid sequence MVSEIKTTEAPTLRRELKARHLTMIAIGGSIGTGLFVASGATISAAGPGGALFSYILIGLMVYFLMTSLGELAAYMPVSGSFSTYGQNYVEEGFGFALGWNYWYNWAVTIAVDLVAAQLVMSWWFPDTPGWIWSALFLCVIFLLNYISVRGFGEAEYWFSLIKVTTVIIFIAVGVLMIFGIFKGAQPVGWSNWTTGDAPFAGGFAAMIGVAMIVGFSFQGTELIGIAAGESEDPEKNIPRAVRQVFWRILLFYVFAILIISLIIPYTDPSLLRNDVKDISVSPFTLVFQHAGLLSAAAVMNAVILTAVLSAGNSGMYASTRMLYTLACDGKAPRIFAKLSRGGVPRNALYATTVVAGLCFLTSMFGNQTVYLWLLNTSGMTGFIAWLGIAISHYRFRRGYVMQGRDVNDLPYRSGFFPLGPIFAFVLCLIITLGQNYEAFLRDSIDWGGVMATYIGIPLFLIIWFGYKLTKGTRFVRYSEMQFPDRVKKSS is encoded by the coding sequence ATGGTTTCCGAAATTAAAACCACAGAAGCGCCCACGCTACGTCGTGAACTGAAGGCGCGCCACCTGACGATGATTGCCATTGGTGGCTCCATCGGTACGGGTCTTTTCGTTGCATCTGGTGCAACCATTTCTGCGGCGGGTCCAGGCGGCGCGCTGTTTTCCTATATCCTGATTGGCCTGATGGTGTACTTCCTGATGACCAGTCTCGGTGAACTGGCCGCGTATATGCCGGTTTCCGGCTCGTTCTCCACCTACGGTCAGAACTATGTAGAAGAAGGCTTTGGTTTCGCGCTGGGCTGGAACTACTGGTACAACTGGGCTGTAACCATTGCCGTTGACCTTGTGGCCGCGCAACTGGTGATGAGCTGGTGGTTCCCGGATACGCCAGGCTGGATCTGGAGTGCGCTGTTCTTGTGCGTCATCTTCCTGCTGAACTACATTTCGGTCAGAGGTTTTGGTGAAGCGGAGTACTGGTTCTCACTGATCAAAGTTACCACCGTCATTATCTTCATTGCGGTTGGCGTGCTGATGATTTTCGGTATCTTCAAAGGCGCTCAGCCGGTGGGCTGGAGCAACTGGACCACGGGAGACGCGCCTTTTGCCGGTGGCTTTGCAGCCATGATCGGCGTGGCGATGATCGTCGGCTTCTCCTTCCAGGGCACTGAGCTGATCGGTATCGCTGCGGGTGAGTCTGAAGATCCAGAGAAGAATATTCCGCGCGCGGTGCGTCAGGTGTTCTGGCGAATCCTGCTGTTCTATGTGTTCGCTATTCTGATTATCAGCCTGATTATTCCGTATACCGATCCAAGCCTGCTGCGCAACGATGTGAAAGACATCAGCGTCAGTCCGTTTACGCTGGTATTCCAGCACGCTGGCCTGCTTTCTGCTGCGGCGGTGATGAACGCCGTGATCCTGACGGCGGTGCTGTCGGCGGGTAACTCCGGCATGTACGCCTCAACGCGTATGCTCTACACCCTGGCATGTGACGGCAAAGCGCCGCGTATTTTCGCCAAATTGTCTCGTGGTGGCGTTCCGCGTAATGCGTTGTATGCGACTACGGTGGTGGCGGGTCTGTGCTTCCTGACATCCATGTTTGGCAACCAGACCGTGTACCTGTGGCTGCTGAATACCTCTGGGATGACGGGCTTTATCGCCTGGCTGGGGATTGCCATCAGTCACTATCGCTTCCGTCGCGGTTACGTGATGCAGGGGCGTGATGTGAACGATCTGCCGTATCGCTCAGGCTTCTTCCCGCTGGGACCGATCTTTGCGTTCGTGCTGTGCCTGATAATCACTCTGGGTCAGAACTATGAAGCGTTCCTGAGAGACTCCATTGACTGGGGCGGCGTGATGGCAACCTATATTGGTATCCCGCTGTTCCTGATTATCTGGTTCGGCTACAAGCTGACCAAAGGGACGCGTTTCGTGCGTTACAGCGAAATGCAATTCCCGGATCGCGTGAAGAAATCGTCTTAA
- a CDS encoding ligand-gated channel protein, translating into MTIPHVKAVAVAVSAACLPSLVYATNQDTVVVTATGFEQKIQDAPASISVITKQQIEDKAYRDVTDALKDVPGVVVTGGGSSSDISIRGMASQYTLFLVNGKRISTRGTRPNSDNSGIEQGWLPPLESIERIEVIRGPMSSLYGSDAMGGVINVITKKVSNTKAWSGSLHGDATFQEDRDSGDIYQTNAYASGPLIDGLLGAKVTGLFSHRAEDEIVNGYNEQRMRNGGLTLNFTPDDKNDIDFDYARELQDRDSTPGKSMAEESCRNGSCKPNSKSENKYVHTTYSVTHSGYYDDFNTTSYVQQEETDNPGRQMKSYNTIFNNQNQIFLGAHTLTAGGQYRYEKLRDNGNQLQAADGLNKLTRWSWALFAEDEWAVTDTFTLTGGLRMDKDENYGDNWTPRGYGVWHLSDQWTLKGGVSAGYRAPDLRQSSASWGQVTGGGRLNGIIVGNPDLKPEKSLSEEIGLLWDNGNDLNAGVTLFNTDFKDKITEVRRCNSSADPACTIGNTHYDFVSDRVNVDKANMRGVESTFGWKITTDLNWTANYTYTESEQKSGQFSGQPLNKMPKHMFNTTLDWQATQDLGFWSRLNLRGKTSEYLSRTSMAQGTPSYTQVDVGVRYYVSKDVLATAGVYNVLDKQIDYDTYDTILDGRRYTVGLTYNF; encoded by the coding sequence ATGACTATACCTCACGTTAAGGCTGTTGCTGTCGCAGTCAGCGCGGCATGCCTCCCATCACTCGTCTATGCAACTAACCAGGATACCGTGGTGGTCACCGCCACCGGGTTCGAGCAAAAGATTCAGGACGCCCCCGCCTCTATTTCTGTGATCACCAAGCAGCAAATTGAGGATAAAGCCTACCGTGACGTCACCGATGCGCTCAAAGATGTGCCTGGCGTCGTCGTTACAGGCGGCGGCAGTAGCAGTGATATCAGTATTCGCGGGATGGCTTCGCAATACACGCTCTTCCTGGTCAATGGGAAGCGCATCAGCACACGAGGAACACGCCCTAACAGCGATAACTCAGGTATTGAACAAGGTTGGCTACCGCCGCTGGAATCGATCGAACGAATCGAAGTGATCCGTGGTCCCATGTCATCGCTTTACGGCTCCGATGCGATGGGCGGCGTGATTAACGTGATCACCAAAAAAGTGTCGAATACCAAAGCCTGGAGCGGTTCCTTACACGGTGATGCCACCTTCCAGGAAGACCGCGATTCCGGCGATATTTACCAGACTAACGCCTATGCGTCCGGGCCGCTGATTGACGGATTGCTCGGCGCAAAAGTCACCGGTTTATTCTCTCACCGTGCAGAAGATGAAATCGTCAATGGCTACAACGAACAGCGTATGCGTAACGGGGGATTAACCCTGAACTTTACGCCGGATGATAAAAACGACATTGATTTCGATTACGCACGTGAACTGCAGGATCGCGACAGTACGCCTGGCAAATCAATGGCAGAAGAAAGCTGTCGTAACGGGAGCTGTAAGCCAAACAGCAAAAGCGAAAATAAGTATGTGCACACCACCTATTCAGTGACCCACAGCGGTTACTACGACGACTTCAACACCACCAGCTATGTTCAGCAGGAGGAGACCGATAATCCAGGTCGCCAGATGAAGTCCTACAACACCATCTTTAACAATCAGAACCAGATTTTCCTCGGGGCGCATACTCTGACGGCGGGTGGGCAGTACCGTTATGAAAAACTGCGCGATAACGGTAACCAGCTACAAGCGGCTGATGGCCTGAATAAGCTGACCCGCTGGAGCTGGGCGCTGTTTGCGGAAGATGAATGGGCGGTGACCGATACCTTCACGCTGACCGGCGGTCTGCGTATGGATAAAGATGAAAACTACGGTGATAACTGGACGCCGCGCGGCTACGGTGTATGGCATCTCAGCGATCAATGGACGTTGAAAGGCGGTGTCTCTGCGGGCTATCGTGCACCGGATCTGCGCCAGTCGTCAGCAAGCTGGGGACAGGTGACCGGCGGCGGCCGTCTGAACGGGATCATTGTGGGCAACCCGGATCTGAAACCGGAGAAGAGCCTGAGCGAAGAAATTGGCCTGCTGTGGGATAACGGCAACGACCTCAACGCGGGTGTGACGCTGTTCAACACCGACTTCAAAGACAAGATCACTGAAGTTCGCCGTTGTAACAGCAGCGCCGATCCAGCCTGCACCATCGGCAATACCCACTATGACTTCGTCAGCGATCGCGTTAACGTCGATAAAGCCAATATGCGTGGCGTAGAATCCACCTTCGGCTGGAAAATCACCACCGATCTCAACTGGACGGCAAACTACACCTACACCGAATCTGAACAGAAAAGCGGTCAGTTCTCCGGTCAGCCGTTAAACAAAATGCCGAAACATATGTTTAACACCACGCTGGACTGGCAGGCAACGCAGGATCTCGGTTTCTGGAGCCGTCTAAATCTACGCGGGAAAACGTCTGAGTATCTGAGCCGTACCTCGATGGCACAGGGAACACCGTCTTATACCCAGGTCGATGTCGGTGTACGTTACTACGTGAGCAAAGATGTTCTCGCCACCGCCGGTGTGTACAACGTGCTGGATAAGCAAATCGATTACGATACCTACGACACCATACTCGATGGTCGTCGTTACACGGTTGGCCTGACGTATAACTTCTAA
- the fghA gene encoding S-formylglutathione hydrolase gives MEMLEEHRCFEGWQQRWRHDSAALNCTMTFSIFLPPPRNNTPPPVLYWLSGLTCNDENFTTKAGAQRIAAELGIVLVMPDTSPRGEQVANDDSYDLGQGAGFYLNATQQPWATHFRMYDYLRDELPQLIQSQFNVSERCAISGHSMGGHGALIMALKNPGKYTSVSAFAPIVNPCRVPWGEKAFNAYLGADKSLWAEWDSCALMLSSKPEDAIPTLIDQGDSDQFLADQLQPAVLAETARQTAWPMTLRIQPGYDHSYYFIASFIEDHLRFHAQYLLK, from the coding sequence ATGGAAATGCTCGAAGAGCACCGCTGTTTTGAAGGCTGGCAGCAACGCTGGCGTCATGATTCCGCCGCGTTAAACTGCACCATGACCTTCAGCATTTTTCTCCCGCCGCCGCGCAATAACACCCCGCCTCCGGTACTGTACTGGTTATCGGGTCTGACCTGTAATGATGAAAATTTCACCACCAAAGCGGGCGCGCAGCGTATTGCTGCTGAGCTGGGGATTGTGCTGGTGATGCCAGATACCAGCCCACGCGGTGAACAGGTGGCCAACGATGATAGCTACGACTTAGGCCAGGGTGCCGGTTTTTATCTCAATGCCACGCAGCAGCCATGGGCTACGCATTTCCGCATGTATGATTATTTACGTGATGAACTGCCGCAGCTCATTCAGTCACAGTTTAACGTCAGCGAACGCTGCGCCATCAGTGGGCACTCCATGGGCGGTCACGGTGCGCTGATTATGGCGTTGAAAAATCCTGGAAAATACACCAGCGTTTCCGCCTTCGCGCCGATCGTAAACCCCTGCCGCGTACCGTGGGGTGAGAAGGCTTTTAACGCCTATCTGGGCGCGGATAAGTCTCTATGGGCAGAGTGGGATAGCTGCGCGTTGATGTTATCCAGTAAGCCAGAAGATGCGATTCCAACGCTGATTGATCAAGGTGATAGCGATCAGTTTCTTGCCGATCAGTTGCAGCCAGCGGTGCTGGCCGAAACGGCGCGTCAGACCGCATGGCCGATGACGTTACGCATCCAGCCAGGCTACGATCACAGCTATTACTTTATTGCGTCATTTATTGAGGATCACCTGCGCTTTCACGCCCAATATTTGCTGAAGTAA
- the folE gene encoding GTP cyclohydrolase I FolE, which yields MSSLSKEAALVHEALVARGLETPLRPPVHEMDNETRKRLISGHMTEIMQLLNLDLSDDSLMETPHRIAKMYVDEIFSGLDYANFPKITVIENKMKVDEMVTVRDITLTSTCEHHFVTIDGKATVAYIPKDSVIGLSKINRIVQFFAQRPQVQERLTQQILTALQTLLGTNNVAVSIDAVHYCVKARGIRDATSATTTTSLGGLFKSSQNTRQEFLRAVRHHN from the coding sequence ATGTCATCACTCAGTAAAGAAGCGGCCCTGGTTCATGAAGCGCTGGTCGCGCGTGGTCTCGAAACACCGCTGCGCCCGCCCGTGCATGAGATGGATAACGAAACGCGCAAACGTCTTATCTCCGGTCATATGACCGAGATTATGCAATTGCTCAATCTTGATTTGAGCGATGACAGCCTGATGGAAACTCCACATCGCATTGCGAAAATGTATGTTGATGAGATTTTCTCTGGTCTTGATTACGCCAACTTCCCGAAAATCACCGTCATTGAAAACAAAATGAAGGTTGATGAGATGGTCACAGTGCGCGATATCACGCTGACCAGCACCTGTGAACATCACTTTGTCACTATCGATGGCAAAGCGACGGTGGCGTACATCCCGAAAGATTCAGTGATTGGTTTGTCGAAGATTAACCGCATTGTGCAATTCTTCGCCCAGCGTCCGCAGGTGCAGGAGCGTCTGACCCAGCAAATTCTAACCGCGCTGCAAACGCTGCTGGGGACGAATAATGTGGCGGTATCGATTGATGCGGTGCATTACTGCGTGAAAGCGCGCGGCATTCGCGATGCGACCAGCGCGACTACCACCACCTCACTGGGTGGATTATTTAAGTCCAGCCAGAATACGCGTCAGGAATTCCTGCGCGCTGTACGTCACCACAACTGA
- the yeiB gene encoding DUF418 domain-containing protein YeiB, producing MERNVTLDFIRGVAILGILLLNISAFGLPKAAYLNPAWSGSITLSDAWTWAVLDLFAQVKFLTLFALLFGAGLQMLLPRGKRWIQSRLTLLVLLGFIHGLLFWDGDILLAYGLIGLICWRLIRDAPSVKSLFNTGVLLYLVGIGVLLLLGVISGSETSRAWTPDASALLYEKYWKINGGMEAVSNRVDMLSNSLLALGAQYGWQLAGMMLLGAALMRSGWLKGQYSLRHYRRTGVLLVATGIAINLPAIMLQWHLEWAYRWCAFLLQAPRELSAPFQTVGYAALMFGFWPQLSRFKIVIAIACVGRMALTNYLLQTLICTTLFYQFGLFMQFDRLTLLYFVIPVWAVNLFFSVIWLRFYRQGPVEWLWRQLTLRAAGTSLPRTSR from the coding sequence ATGGAGCGTAATGTCACGCTGGATTTTATTCGTGGCGTCGCCATCCTCGGTATCCTGCTTCTCAATATCAGCGCCTTTGGTTTGCCAAAGGCGGCATATTTGAATCCGGCCTGGTCGGGCAGCATTACCTTATCGGACGCCTGGACCTGGGCGGTGCTCGATCTCTTCGCGCAGGTAAAATTCCTCACGCTTTTCGCTCTGCTGTTTGGCGCGGGCCTGCAAATGCTGCTCCCGCGCGGTAAACGCTGGATCCAGTCGCGGCTGACACTACTGGTCTTATTGGGCTTTATTCACGGCTTACTCTTCTGGGATGGCGATATCCTGCTGGCGTATGGCTTAATCGGCCTGATTTGCTGGCGGCTGATCCGCGATGCTCCCTCGGTAAAAAGTCTGTTTAATACAGGCGTGTTGCTCTATCTGGTGGGGATTGGCGTACTGCTGCTGCTGGGCGTTATTTCCGGGAGTGAAACCAGCCGGGCCTGGACGCCGGATGCTTCCGCGTTGCTGTATGAAAAATACTGGAAAATTAATGGCGGCATGGAAGCGGTCAGTAATCGTGTGGATATGCTGTCGAACAGTCTGCTGGCTCTGGGGGCACAGTATGGCTGGCAACTGGCGGGAATGATGCTGCTTGGTGCGGCATTGATGCGCAGCGGCTGGCTGAAAGGCCAGTACAGCTTGCGGCACTATCGACGTACAGGTGTGCTGCTGGTGGCGACAGGAATAGCCATCAATCTACCTGCGATTATGCTGCAGTGGCATCTGGAGTGGGCGTATCGCTGGTGTGCCTTCCTGTTACAAGCCCCGCGTGAACTGAGCGCGCCTTTTCAGACCGTCGGCTACGCTGCTTTGATGTTTGGTTTTTGGCCGCAGCTTAGTCGCTTCAAAATTGTTATCGCCATTGCCTGCGTAGGGCGCATGGCGCTGACCAATTATCTGTTGCAGACGCTTATCTGTACCACGCTGTTTTATCAGTTCGGTTTATTTATGCAATTTGACCGGCTGACGCTGCTGTATTTTGTAATTCCTGTCTGGGCCGTTAACCTGTTTTTCTCTGTCATTTGGCTACGTTTTTATCGGCAGGGTCCGGTAGAGTGGCTATGGCGTCAATTAACCCTGCGTGCTGCAGGGACATCATTACCGCGAACATCCAGATAA
- the galS gene encoding HTH-type transcriptional regulator GalS translates to MVTIRDVARQSGVSVATVSRVLNNSALVSPDTREAVMKAVTQLGYRPNANAQALATQVSDTIGVVVMDVSDAFFGALVKAVDQVAQQHQKYVLIGNSYHEAEKERHAIEVLIRQRCNALIVHSKALSDRELSEFMDSIPGMVLINRIVPGYAHRCVCLDNISGAKMATRMLLKNGHQRIGYLASSHRIEDDAMRKEGWMSALQEHGITPAESWVGTGSPDMPGGESAMVELLGRNLQLTAVFAYNDNMAAGALTALKDNGIAIPLHLSIIGFDDIPIARYTDPQLTTVRYPIASMAKMATELALQGAAGTLDPAGTHCFMPTLVRRHSVALRQNAAPITN, encoded by the coding sequence ATGGTAACCATACGTGATGTGGCACGGCAGTCTGGCGTTTCTGTAGCGACGGTATCCCGCGTACTGAATAACAGTGCGCTGGTGAGTCCTGACACCCGTGAAGCGGTAATGAAGGCTGTGACGCAATTAGGCTATCGACCCAACGCCAATGCGCAAGCGCTGGCGACGCAGGTGAGCGACACCATTGGGGTCGTGGTGATGGATGTATCTGATGCTTTTTTCGGTGCGCTGGTGAAAGCGGTGGATCAGGTGGCTCAACAGCACCAGAAATATGTGCTGATTGGCAACAGTTACCATGAAGCTGAAAAAGAACGTCATGCCATTGAAGTCTTGATTCGCCAACGTTGTAATGCCTTGATTGTCCACTCAAAAGCGCTAAGCGATCGCGAGCTCAGCGAGTTTATGGACAGCATCCCAGGCATGGTGCTAATCAATCGCATCGTCCCGGGTTACGCCCATCGTTGCGTCTGTCTGGACAATATCAGCGGGGCCAAAATGGCGACCCGTATGCTGCTTAAAAACGGGCACCAACGTATCGGCTACCTGGCGTCAAGCCACCGTATTGAAGATGATGCGATGCGCAAAGAAGGTTGGATGAGTGCGTTGCAAGAACACGGCATTACGCCTGCGGAAAGCTGGGTTGGTACTGGTTCACCTGATATGCCGGGGGGAGAGTCAGCCATGGTGGAACTGCTGGGGCGCAATTTGCAGCTGACGGCGGTCTTCGCCTACAACGATAATATGGCTGCCGGCGCGCTGACGGCGTTAAAAGACAACGGCATCGCCATTCCGTTACACCTTTCTATCATCGGTTTCGATGATATTCCCATTGCTCGTTACACCGATCCTCAGCTGACCACCGTGCGCTATCCCATTGCGTCAATGGCGAAAATGGCGACAGAGCTGGCGCTACAAGGCGCTGCCGGAACGCTGGATCCTGCGGGGACACACTGCTTTATGCCAACACTGGTGCGTCGTCATTCTGTGGCATTGCGGCAGAATGCGGCACCGATCACTAACTGA